One window of the Arthrobacter sp. zg-Y919 genome contains the following:
- a CDS encoding acyl-CoA dehydrogenase family protein, giving the protein MSTVSPEIEDLRLRTREFIRGTVIPAEPRPGAVVPEALLEELRSAAKAAGVFAPHAPREYGGQGVPLEHWSPIFQEAGYSLIGPSALNCMAPDEGNMHMLHLIGSEEQKQRYLAPLVSGAARSCFGMTEPHPGAGSDPAALRSTAAKVDGGWLITGHKRFTSGANNATFCIAMVRTPAVDGAPAGATMLLVDMDAPGVRIGEQLHTMDRAIGGGHPHVHFEDVFVPDTAVLGAPGEGFRYAQVRLGPARLTHCMRWLGLARRSLDIALDRTNRREIFGSVMNELGLAQEMIAQSVIDIETSDAIITKTAALLESDARAGSALSSVAKAHTSEAVYRVIDRSLQLCGGDGVTDRLPLASYLNEVRAFRIYDGSNETHKWAIARRASAHRRREVEHGAPDLADVSRPVSDAESPAEAKA; this is encoded by the coding sequence ATGAGCACCGTTTCGCCGGAGATCGAAGACCTGCGCCTGCGCACCCGTGAATTCATCCGCGGCACGGTGATCCCCGCCGAACCGCGGCCGGGCGCCGTCGTACCGGAGGCCCTGCTGGAGGAGCTGCGATCCGCCGCGAAGGCAGCCGGCGTCTTCGCCCCGCACGCACCGCGCGAATACGGCGGCCAGGGCGTGCCGCTGGAGCACTGGTCCCCCATCTTCCAGGAGGCCGGCTACTCGCTGATCGGCCCGTCGGCGTTGAACTGCATGGCCCCGGACGAGGGGAACATGCACATGCTGCACCTGATCGGCAGCGAGGAGCAGAAGCAGCGTTACCTCGCTCCGCTGGTCTCCGGCGCGGCCCGCTCCTGCTTCGGTATGACCGAGCCGCACCCGGGCGCCGGTTCGGACCCGGCCGCCCTGCGCAGCACTGCCGCGAAGGTCGACGGCGGCTGGCTGATCACCGGGCACAAGCGCTTTACCAGCGGCGCCAACAACGCCACCTTCTGCATCGCCATGGTCCGCACCCCGGCGGTCGACGGCGCCCCCGCCGGAGCCACCATGCTCCTGGTGGACATGGACGCCCCCGGTGTGCGGATCGGCGAGCAGCTGCACACCATGGACCGGGCGATCGGCGGCGGGCATCCGCACGTGCACTTCGAGGACGTATTCGTGCCGGATACCGCCGTGCTCGGGGCACCGGGGGAAGGCTTCCGTTACGCGCAGGTCCGGCTTGGCCCGGCCCGACTGACCCACTGCATGCGCTGGCTCGGCCTGGCCCGGCGGTCCCTGGACATTGCGCTGGACCGGACCAACCGGCGCGAGATTTTCGGATCGGTGATGAATGAACTCGGCCTGGCCCAGGAAATGATCGCCCAGTCCGTGATCGACATTGAAACCTCCGATGCCATCATCACCAAGACCGCGGCGCTGCTGGAGAGCGATGCCAGGGCCGGATCCGCCCTGTCCTCGGTGGCCAAGGCCCACACCTCGGAGGCGGTGTACCGGGTGATCGACCGCAGCCTGCAGCTGTGCGGCGGCGACGGCGTCACCGACCGGCTGCCGCTGGCCTCGTACCTCAACGAGGTCCGCGCCTTCCGCATCTATGACGGTTCCAACGAGACGCATAAGTGGGCCATTGCCCGCCGCGCCTCCGCACACCGCCGCCGCGAGGTGGAGCACGGCGCCCCCGATCTTGCCGATGTGTCCCGTCCGGTGTCCGACGCCGAGTCCCCCGCCGAAGCGAAAGCCTGA
- a CDS encoding phosphotransferase family protein, which yields MHTTADGTEVVATRADADALASPPLLILDEVTAFFDAHGLGSGPLSWTQIGDGQSNITYRIRRGNEDFVLRRGPRPPLPRSTHDMVREARIQQLLRVQGVPVPEILAVCEDASVLGVPFYVMAFLDGLVITNTIPPALTSPEDRRATSAAVVDALVRIHSVDVDSGDLASFGKPEGYLQRQVTRFSGLWEVNTLRNLPEVARIGSWLADNVPESQAASVLHGDYRPGNLMFAPQSPARVIAVLDWEMSAIGDPLADLGYLTATYSEPGSAVTPLELTGVTRNPGYYTREDVIAAYRERMDLDLDALPWYQALALWKASIFCEAIYTRWLKGERPNDRVFAPSLETGVPQLLRTAAGFAGLAPAPL from the coding sequence ATGCACACCACTGCCGACGGCACCGAAGTTGTAGCCACCCGCGCCGACGCCGATGCGCTTGCCTCCCCTCCCCTGCTGATCCTGGACGAGGTCACCGCATTCTTCGACGCGCACGGTCTCGGGTCGGGACCACTGTCCTGGACGCAGATCGGCGACGGGCAGTCCAACATCACGTACCGGATCCGGCGCGGCAACGAGGACTTCGTGCTGCGCCGCGGGCCGCGCCCGCCGCTGCCCCGCTCCACGCATGACATGGTCCGCGAGGCGAGGATCCAGCAGCTGCTGCGCGTGCAGGGGGTGCCGGTTCCGGAAATCCTGGCCGTCTGCGAAGACGCGTCGGTGCTCGGGGTGCCGTTCTACGTGATGGCTTTCCTCGACGGCCTGGTCATCACCAACACCATCCCGCCGGCGCTGACGTCACCGGAGGACCGCCGGGCCACCAGCGCCGCCGTCGTCGACGCCCTGGTCCGCATCCACTCGGTGGATGTGGACAGCGGGGACCTGGCGTCCTTCGGCAAACCGGAGGGGTACCTGCAGCGCCAGGTGACCCGGTTCTCCGGGCTGTGGGAGGTCAACACCCTGCGCAACCTGCCCGAGGTGGCCCGGATCGGCAGCTGGCTGGCGGACAACGTGCCCGAAAGCCAGGCCGCATCGGTGCTGCACGGTGACTACCGGCCCGGAAACCTGATGTTCGCTCCGCAGTCCCCCGCACGGGTCATTGCGGTCCTGGACTGGGAGATGTCCGCCATCGGCGATCCGCTCGCGGACCTTGGCTACCTCACCGCCACGTACTCCGAACCCGGCAGCGCCGTCACGCCCCTCGAGCTGACCGGTGTGACCCGCAACCCCGGCTATTACACCCGGGAGGACGTCATTGCGGCCTACCGGGAGCGGATGGACCTGGATCTGGACGCGCTGCCCTGGTACCAGGCCCTGGCACTGTGGAAGGCCTCGATTTTCTGTGAGGCCATCTACACCCGCTGGCTCAAGGGCGAACGCCCCAACGACCGGGTGTTTGCCCCGTCATTGGAGACCGGGGTGCCGCAGCTGCTGCGCACCGCCGCAGGGTTCGCGGGGCTGGCACCGGCACCGCTGTAA
- a CDS encoding NAD(P)-dependent alcohol dehydrogenase, whose product MRALQYRTIGQPPEVVEIDTPEPGPGQVRLKVTASGVCHSDEFIMSLPENEYIYGLPLTLGHEGAGVVDRVGEGVQYIEEGTSMAVYGPWGCGLCYECSSGRENYCRNAGKFGIAPPGLGAPGAMAEYLIVDSPRHLLPLGELDPVQNVSLTDAGLTPYHAIKGSLEKLPSGATAVVIGVGGLGHVAVQILRAMTAATVVALDIDEAKLNLATDVGAHYTFPSEPGAVDLVRDLTGGRGVDAVFDFVTIQATLDMGQAMVGSQGDQVLVGVGAGTLPVGLGATAAWETSIRAPYWGSRPELFEVLDLARGGGLNVHTEVFSLDDAPAAYEKLKNNQLLGRAVVVP is encoded by the coding sequence ATGAGAGCCCTTCAGTACCGCACCATCGGCCAGCCGCCCGAAGTGGTGGAGATTGACACTCCGGAACCCGGCCCGGGGCAGGTGCGCCTGAAGGTCACGGCCTCGGGTGTGTGCCACTCCGACGAATTCATCATGAGCCTGCCGGAGAACGAATACATCTACGGACTGCCCCTGACATTGGGGCACGAAGGCGCCGGAGTGGTGGACCGGGTGGGCGAAGGCGTCCAGTACATCGAGGAGGGCACCTCCATGGCCGTCTACGGGCCGTGGGGCTGCGGACTTTGCTACGAATGTTCCAGCGGCCGGGAAAACTACTGCCGCAACGCCGGGAAATTCGGAATTGCGCCGCCCGGGCTCGGTGCCCCCGGGGCCATGGCGGAATACCTGATTGTGGATAGTCCCCGGCACCTGCTGCCACTGGGGGAGCTGGATCCCGTGCAGAACGTGTCCCTGACCGACGCCGGACTCACCCCATACCACGCCATCAAGGGTTCGCTGGAGAAACTGCCCTCCGGCGCCACCGCCGTCGTTATCGGTGTGGGTGGGCTGGGGCACGTGGCCGTGCAGATCCTGCGGGCCATGACCGCGGCCACCGTGGTGGCACTGGATATCGACGAGGCGAAGCTGAACCTGGCCACCGACGTCGGCGCGCACTACACCTTCCCGTCCGAGCCCGGTGCGGTGGACCTGGTCCGGGACCTGACCGGCGGACGGGGCGTGGACGCGGTCTTCGACTTCGTGACCATCCAAGCCACGCTGGACATGGGCCAGGCAATGGTGGGATCACAGGGCGACCAGGTCCTGGTGGGTGTGGGCGCCGGAACCCTGCCGGTGGGCCTGGGTGCCACCGCGGCTTGGGAAACCTCTATCCGGGCCCCGTACTGGGGCTCCCGGCCGGAACTTTTCGAGGTGCTGGACCTGGCCCGGGGCGGCGGACTCAACGTGCACACTGAGGTCTTCAGCCTGGACGACGCCCCGGCGGCCTACGAGAAACTGAAGAACAACCAGCTGCTGGGCCGCGCCGTCGTCGTTCCCTGA
- a CDS encoding OFA family MFS transporter yields MSWLDRDRTIAPPGFNRWLIPPAALAVHLCIGQVYATSVYKTALVEYFDASLTQIGVIFSIAIVMLGLSAAVLGTWVDRNGPRKAMFVAAVFWAGGFFVGSVGIFTGQLWLLYLGYGFIGGIGLGIGYISPVSTLMKWFPDRPGLATGMAIMGFGGGALVASPLSSALLGFFDPESGTEGWVASGDAVGKLFLTLGLVYLVYMLYGAWSIRVPAADWKPAGFDPSKVKAKAMVTTNHVSAANAIKTKQFWLVWVVLFCNVTAGIGILEQAAPMIQDFFRQPDGVSLVSAAVAGGFVGLLSIGNMGGRFVWSATSDLVGRKRIYMVYLGLGGALYILLSLFGGGSTFLYVALAFIIISFYGGGFATVPAYLRDLFGTYQVGAIHGRLLTAWSAAGIAGPLIVNSFLDSQGTPGELTAAAYQPALLTMVGLLVVGFIANLLVTPVASRYHEPKSSPVAPEQTATVNGER; encoded by the coding sequence ATGAGTTGGCTGGACCGCGACCGAACGATCGCACCGCCCGGATTTAACCGGTGGCTGATTCCACCGGCAGCGCTGGCGGTGCATCTATGCATCGGCCAGGTGTATGCCACGAGCGTTTACAAGACGGCATTGGTGGAGTACTTCGACGCCAGCCTGACGCAGATCGGCGTCATTTTCTCCATTGCCATCGTGATGCTCGGCCTCTCCGCTGCCGTCTTGGGCACCTGGGTGGACCGCAACGGACCCCGCAAGGCCATGTTTGTCGCCGCCGTGTTCTGGGCGGGCGGTTTCTTCGTCGGTTCCGTGGGCATCTTTACCGGCCAGCTTTGGCTGCTTTACCTGGGCTACGGCTTCATCGGCGGCATCGGCCTGGGCATCGGTTACATTTCCCCGGTCTCCACCCTGATGAAGTGGTTCCCGGACCGTCCGGGACTCGCCACGGGCATGGCCATCATGGGCTTCGGCGGCGGCGCGCTGGTCGCCAGCCCGTTGTCCTCGGCACTCCTGGGCTTCTTTGATCCGGAGTCCGGAACCGAAGGATGGGTGGCCAGCGGCGACGCCGTAGGCAAACTGTTCCTCACCCTGGGACTGGTGTACCTCGTCTACATGCTTTACGGAGCGTGGAGCATCCGCGTGCCGGCGGCAGACTGGAAGCCCGCAGGCTTCGACCCCTCCAAGGTCAAGGCCAAGGCCATGGTCACCACCAACCACGTGTCCGCGGCCAACGCCATCAAGACAAAGCAGTTCTGGCTGGTCTGGGTTGTGCTCTTCTGCAATGTCACTGCCGGCATCGGCATCCTGGAGCAGGCTGCCCCGATGATCCAGGACTTCTTCCGCCAGCCCGACGGCGTTTCCCTGGTCTCCGCTGCCGTTGCCGGTGGATTTGTGGGCCTGCTTTCCATTGGAAACATGGGCGGTCGTTTTGTCTGGTCCGCCACGTCGGACCTGGTGGGCCGCAAGCGCATCTACATGGTCTACCTCGGCCTCGGTGGCGCCCTGTACATCCTGCTGTCCCTGTTCGGCGGCGGTTCCACCTTCCTGTACGTGGCTTTGGCGTTCATCATCATCTCCTTCTACGGAGGCGGATTCGCTACGGTACCGGCCTACCTGCGGGATCTCTTTGGCACCTACCAGGTCGGTGCTATCCACGGCCGGTTGCTCACTGCATGGTCTGCCGCGGGCATTGCCGGTCCGCTGATCGTCAACTCGTTCCTGGATTCCCAGGGCACCCCCGGTGAACTCACGGCCGCGGCTTACCAGCCCGCGCTCCTGACCATGGTGGGCCTGCTGGTGGTAGGCTTCATCGCCAACCTGCTGGTGACACCGGTGGCATCCCGCTACCACGAGCCGAAGTCTTCACCCGTGGCTCCGGAACAGACCGCTACCGTAAACGGAGAACGCTAA
- a CDS encoding dihydrofolate reductase family protein, whose translation MKLTVNTFLTLNGVMQAPGSREEDPSGGFTGGGWLIPHADPDLEQIVSEWYAMADALLLGRNTYDMMQPYWEAANQPGDLIATALNSLPKYLVSATMPRVPWHNTLLLEGELMPSVERLKSRRSGELQVHGSYQLVQALAAAGLVDAYRLLIFPVVVGQGKRLFEDIREAASYSVSEPQTTRSGAISVTLHPAALPTGSGSAP comes from the coding sequence GTGAAGCTGACGGTCAACACTTTCCTGACGTTGAACGGCGTGATGCAGGCTCCGGGCAGCAGGGAGGAAGACCCGTCCGGTGGTTTCACCGGCGGCGGGTGGCTGATTCCGCATGCTGATCCCGACCTGGAGCAGATTGTCTCCGAGTGGTACGCGATGGCCGATGCACTTCTCCTGGGGCGCAACACGTACGACATGATGCAGCCCTATTGGGAGGCCGCGAACCAGCCCGGGGACCTCATTGCCACAGCTTTGAACAGCCTGCCGAAGTATCTGGTCTCCGCCACCATGCCGCGTGTGCCCTGGCACAACACCCTTCTGCTCGAAGGGGAGCTGATGCCCAGCGTGGAACGGCTGAAGTCCCGGCGCAGCGGCGAACTCCAGGTGCACGGCAGCTACCAGCTGGTGCAGGCACTGGCTGCGGCCGGGCTGGTGGACGCGTACCGGCTGCTGATTTTCCCGGTGGTTGTGGGCCAGGGCAAGCGGCTCTTCGAAGACATCCGGGAGGCCGCCTCCTACAGCGTCTCCGAGCCCCAGACCACCCGGTCCGGAGCCATCTCGGTGACGCTGCACCCTGCGGCACTGCCGACCGGTTCCGGGTCCGCCCCCTGA
- a CDS encoding acyl-CoA thioesterase → MHLILRTILTLFRARRRPKLGFFDTSSVPMKVLLSDIDFAMHLNNGMYFSLMDLGRFDLLVRSGVWDVMKKRGWSPVANNETISFRKSLQLHQRYSIETRVIGFDERAIYIEQRMVVDGEIYASAVICTRLVSKNGPVSNEEIFEAVGAVPPSDLELPEWINDWRAAVALPSTRRPAPHTWA, encoded by the coding sequence ATGCACCTGATCCTGCGCACCATCCTGACCCTCTTCCGTGCCCGCCGCCGCCCCAAGCTCGGCTTCTTCGACACCTCTTCGGTGCCCATGAAAGTCCTGCTCTCGGACATCGACTTTGCGATGCACTTGAACAACGGCATGTATTTCTCGCTGATGGACCTGGGCCGTTTTGACCTGCTGGTCCGCAGCGGCGTCTGGGACGTGATGAAGAAGCGCGGCTGGAGTCCGGTGGCGAACAACGAGACCATAAGCTTCCGCAAGTCGCTGCAGCTGCACCAGCGCTACAGCATCGAAACCCGGGTCATCGGCTTCGATGAGCGCGCCATCTACATCGAGCAGCGCATGGTGGTGGACGGCGAGATTTACGCCAGTGCCGTCATCTGCACCCGGCTCGTGTCCAAGAACGGCCCGGTGAGCAACGAGGAGATCTTCGAGGCCGTAGGCGCCGTCCCGCCGTCGGACCTGGAACTGCCGGAGTGGATCAACGACTGGCGTGCCGCAGTCGCCCTGCCGAGCACCCGCCGCCCCGCTCCGCACACATGGGCCTAA
- a CDS encoding NAD(P)-dependent alcohol dehydrogenase, whose translation MSLSTSPAAAMPTPDLPDTMRVSVLRVPVGQGKNADGAGSADAPNLLSVDERPLPQPGPDEVLVRVAAVGVCGSDVHYFRHGRIGQFVVEEPLVLGHEASGTIAAVGSAVDPARIGERVSIEPQKPCRRCGQCKQGRYNLCPDMAFYATPPVDGAFAEYVVIESDFAHTVPDTVSDEAAALMEPLSVGIWACRRAGVGPGHRVLVAGAGPIGVIIAQVARAFGASAVYVSDIAQDRLDFAAGHGATHTLHASQPVDGLGVDSFIDASGAPRAVRAGIRAVAPGGRAVLVGMGAEDVELPVGIIQNREIWLTGIFRYANTWPLAISLVAEGRVDLDVLVTHEFGLGEVREALDAGQQPGALKAMVQPWR comes from the coding sequence ATGTCGCTTTCCACCAGTCCCGCCGCTGCAATGCCGACGCCGGACCTGCCGGACACCATGCGCGTCTCGGTCCTGCGCGTCCCGGTCGGACAGGGTAAAAACGCCGACGGCGCCGGCAGCGCCGACGCTCCCAACCTCCTTTCCGTCGACGAACGCCCGCTCCCGCAGCCGGGACCGGACGAGGTGTTGGTCCGGGTGGCCGCCGTCGGGGTCTGTGGCAGCGATGTGCATTATTTCCGGCACGGCCGGATCGGGCAGTTTGTGGTGGAGGAACCGCTGGTGCTCGGGCACGAGGCCTCGGGGACCATTGCCGCCGTCGGCTCCGCCGTGGATCCGGCCCGGATCGGTGAGCGGGTGTCCATCGAGCCGCAGAAACCCTGCCGCCGCTGCGGGCAGTGCAAACAGGGCCGCTACAACCTGTGCCCGGACATGGCGTTTTATGCCACCCCGCCGGTGGACGGGGCGTTCGCCGAATACGTGGTGATTGAGTCCGACTTCGCCCACACCGTTCCGGACACGGTCTCGGACGAAGCGGCTGCCCTGATGGAACCGCTGTCCGTGGGCATCTGGGCCTGCCGCAGGGCCGGGGTCGGCCCGGGGCACCGCGTGCTGGTGGCGGGTGCCGGACCGATCGGAGTGATCATTGCCCAGGTGGCGCGGGCCTTCGGTGCCAGTGCCGTCTACGTCAGCGATATTGCTCAGGACCGGCTGGACTTCGCGGCCGGGCACGGCGCCACCCACACCCTGCACGCATCGCAGCCGGTGGACGGGTTGGGGGTGGACTCGTTCATCGACGCCTCCGGCGCACCGAGAGCTGTCCGTGCCGGCATCCGCGCGGTGGCCCCGGGCGGCCGGGCGGTGCTGGTGGGTATGGGTGCCGAGGACGTGGAACTGCCGGTCGGCATCATCCAGAACCGCGAAATCTGGCTCACCGGCATCTTCCGCTACGCCAACACCTGGCCGCTGGCCATCTCGCTGGTGGCCGAGGGCAGGGTGGACCTGGACGTGCTGGTCACCCATGAGTTTGGGCTCGGCGAGGTGCGGGAAGCGCTCGACGCCGGCCAGCAGCCGGGAGCGCTGAAGGCCATGGTCCAGCCGTGGCGCTGA
- a CDS encoding EthD family reductase has product MHTLVVLFGHPRNPEAFRRHYRSVHLPLVRNIPGVRELRASEELGSSAGTPPYFALFEADFDDGPAMQDALTTAEGQAANADIPNFATGGLTVFTYRR; this is encoded by the coding sequence ATGCACACCCTCGTTGTCCTCTTCGGGCATCCCCGGAACCCTGAGGCCTTCCGCCGGCACTACCGGAGCGTGCACCTGCCGCTGGTGCGCAACATCCCCGGGGTGCGGGAGCTGCGCGCCTCGGAGGAGCTGGGCTCGTCTGCCGGCACGCCCCCGTATTTCGCGCTGTTTGAAGCGGATTTCGATGACGGGCCCGCCATGCAGGACGCCCTGACCACGGCCGAGGGGCAGGCTGCCAATGCCGACATCCCGAACTTCGCCACCGGTGGGCTGACCGTGTTCACCTACCGGCGGTAG
- a CDS encoding DUF6308 family protein, translated as MDLPAILDAGRVDDAAGLLHRYYTQKLTSGHVRTGARFDTWAGGGDAPGAANRITADDLVALALLGEDIKGPAVVGLLETQAPEIGELLELIPVTLELADVTGVEYLHVLGKESPAWLLWDLFRGYKGGQWKMGPGKTSKLLARKRPKLIPIWDPLVARSTGVASSLTQWEEWYALLTANDRELVRRLDTVQDRAALPVRVSTLRAMDVVLWMDAKQRGFRKAPGDDD; from the coding sequence GTGGACCTGCCAGCCATCCTCGACGCCGGCCGGGTCGACGACGCCGCCGGCCTGCTGCACCGCTACTACACGCAGAAGCTGACGTCCGGCCACGTGCGGACCGGGGCGCGGTTCGATACGTGGGCCGGCGGCGGCGATGCGCCGGGTGCCGCCAACCGCATCACCGCCGACGACCTGGTGGCGCTGGCCCTGCTGGGCGAGGACATCAAGGGTCCGGCGGTGGTTGGACTGCTTGAAACGCAGGCTCCGGAAATCGGCGAGCTGCTGGAACTGATTCCGGTGACCCTGGAGCTGGCAGACGTGACCGGCGTCGAATACCTGCACGTCCTGGGCAAGGAAAGCCCGGCCTGGCTGCTCTGGGACCTTTTCCGCGGCTACAAGGGCGGGCAGTGGAAAATGGGCCCGGGCAAAACCAGCAAGCTGCTGGCCCGCAAACGCCCGAAGCTGATTCCCATCTGGGATCCTCTGGTGGCCCGCAGCACCGGCGTGGCCAGTTCCCTCACCCAGTGGGAGGAATGGTACGCCCTGCTGACCGCCAATGACCGGGAGCTGGTCCGGCGCCTGGACACCGTGCAGGACCGGGCGGCACTGCCGGTACGGGTGTCCACCCTGCGGGCCATGGATGTGGTGCTGTGGATGGACGCCAAGCAGCGCGGGTTCCGGAAGGCGCCGGGCGACGACGACTAA
- a CDS encoding glycine betaine ABC transporter substrate-binding protein, producing the protein MNKPSTTRVRLAAVGAAAVGLLLSGCGLQPAASYVPEADPGSIQPVEGLPDDAKLTVTSKNFTEQLILGKIAVLATKVAGFEVTDLTNVPGSQPARELLLSGQAGMTWEYTGTGWIAYLGQSAGIPDKQEQWQAVHDADLANGVTWGDPAPLNNTYAMAIRTEAAQELGVQSISDIARLPVEDRTFCLEAEFNSRPDGMNPLLEKYGMPRGAPDGVPDANVGIYDTGAVYSATDAGECNFGEVFATDGRIDSLGLTVLEDDLAYFPAYNAAPVFNTEALEEYPVLVDIFAQVSPLLTDEELRKMNLAVDVNGQEPADVAFDWMVEKGLITAPE; encoded by the coding sequence ATGAACAAGCCGTCAACCACGCGCGTCCGCCTGGCCGCAGTCGGGGCCGCCGCCGTCGGCCTGCTGCTTTCGGGCTGCGGCCTGCAGCCGGCAGCCTCCTATGTGCCGGAGGCGGATCCCGGCTCGATCCAGCCGGTCGAGGGGCTGCCCGACGACGCGAAACTCACCGTCACGAGCAAGAACTTCACCGAGCAGCTCATCCTGGGCAAGATCGCCGTGCTGGCCACCAAGGTCGCAGGTTTCGAGGTCACCGACCTGACCAATGTGCCCGGCAGCCAGCCGGCGCGCGAGCTGCTCCTCTCGGGGCAGGCCGGCATGACCTGGGAATACACCGGCACCGGATGGATCGCCTATCTCGGCCAGAGTGCGGGCATTCCGGACAAGCAGGAACAGTGGCAGGCCGTGCATGATGCGGACCTCGCGAACGGTGTCACCTGGGGCGACCCGGCACCGCTGAACAACACCTATGCGATGGCCATCCGCACCGAGGCCGCGCAGGAACTGGGAGTGCAGAGCATTTCCGACATCGCCCGGCTGCCGGTGGAGGATCGCACCTTCTGCCTCGAGGCCGAGTTCAATTCGCGGCCGGACGGCATGAACCCGCTGCTCGAAAAGTACGGCATGCCGCGCGGTGCGCCCGACGGGGTGCCGGACGCCAACGTGGGGATCTATGACACCGGTGCCGTGTACTCGGCCACCGACGCCGGGGAGTGCAACTTCGGCGAGGTCTTTGCCACGGACGGGCGCATCGATTCGCTCGGGCTGACCGTGCTCGAGGATGACCTGGCCTATTTCCCCGCCTACAACGCCGCCCCGGTCTTCAACACCGAGGCGTTGGAGGAGTATCCCGTGCTGGTGGACATCTTCGCGCAGGTATCTCCGTTGCTTACCGACGAGGAACTGCGCAAGATGAACCTTGCCGTGGACGTTAACGGCCAGGAACCTGCCGACGTCGCGTTCGACTGGATGGTTGAGAAGGGCCTGATCACCGCTCCCGAGTGA
- a CDS encoding ABC transporter permease, whose product MLWLTTAELSVTERTTLDPAALWEYTVQHLLLTGVSAVIVLVVAIPLGVLLTRGRMRRFTGPIMALANIGQAAPAIGLLVLLAFWVGFGFRAAIGALVVYALLPVMRNTMVGLQQVDPRVVEAGRGVGMSNAQVLFRLELPLAVPVMLSGVRTALVLLVGTATLATFVNGGGLGILITTGVNLNLTTVLVAGALLVALLALVVDWIGRLVEHIARPKGL is encoded by the coding sequence ATGCTGTGGCTGACCACTGCGGAGCTCAGCGTCACCGAGCGCACCACCCTGGACCCCGCAGCGCTGTGGGAATACACCGTCCAGCACCTGCTGCTGACCGGTGTGTCCGCGGTGATTGTGCTGGTGGTCGCGATTCCGCTGGGCGTGCTGCTGACCCGCGGACGGATGCGCCGGTTCACCGGCCCGATTATGGCGCTGGCCAACATCGGTCAGGCCGCACCGGCCATCGGACTGCTGGTGCTGCTGGCCTTCTGGGTCGGCTTCGGCTTCCGGGCCGCCATCGGCGCCCTGGTGGTCTACGCCCTGCTGCCGGTCATGCGGAACACCATGGTGGGACTGCAGCAGGTGGACCCGCGCGTGGTGGAGGCCGGCCGCGGCGTGGGCATGAGCAACGCCCAGGTGCTGTTCCGGCTGGAACTGCCGCTCGCGGTGCCCGTGATGCTCTCCGGCGTCCGGACCGCCCTGGTGCTCCTGGTGGGCACCGCCACCCTCGCCACGTTCGTCAACGGCGGCGGGCTGGGCATCCTCATCACTACCGGCGTGAACCTGAACCTGACCACCGTGCTGGTTGCCGGCGCTCTGCTGGTGGCGCTGCTGGCCCTGGTGGTCGACTGGATCGGCCGCCTGGTCGAGCACATCGCCCGGCCGAAGGGACTCTGA